Proteins from a single region of Salinibacter grassmerensis:
- a CDS encoding PqqD family protein: MASLDDSIAATNSFASAEVEDERILLDPETGTYYGLNPVGDHVLRMVEDAETGSLAIRSVVDALHDAFPDEDYERIAEDVLTFIDEMEDFDLLLVRD; the protein is encoded by the coding sequence ATGGCTTCCCTCGATGATTCCATCGCGGCAACGAATTCGTTCGCGAGCGCCGAGGTGGAGGACGAGCGCATCCTTCTGGATCCCGAGACGGGAACGTACTACGGCCTGAATCCGGTTGGCGACCACGTGCTCCGCATGGTGGAGGACGCAGAGACGGGGAGCCTCGCAATCCGCAGCGTCGTCGATGCCTTGCACGACGCGTTTCCGGACGAAGACTACGAGCGTATCGCCGAAGACGTACTCACGTTCATCGATGAGATGGAAGACTTTGACCTTCTTCTCGTGCGCGACTGA
- the asnB gene encoding asparagine synthase (glutamine-hydrolyzing): protein MSGIAGICYTDERPVDRAVLHRLLEAQSHRGPDGWGVQCNASVGVGHLALRTTPEAAHAPQPLVGPEGDLVLTADARIDNRDELISELGLRRSDDPQATDAGLILDAYRQWGGEAPRHLRGAFAFAIWDGRNDRLFCARDRMGLRPFHYCWSEPRFVFGSEINAVLTHPAVSCEINDTRVADFLARIHLSKEYTFYNDILRLPPGHRAVINRGGLHADAYWTLTLPEERALGSDEAYAEAFREVFSSAVEDRLRAEGDAGAFMSGGLDSSSVTVTAHEVSSDPLHTFSAIYKQVPEVDESEYIRAVLDQGDYRAHFVEGGDHDLLEDFPGYLASQQKATLAHTPSLLQLLHQEVQDAGLNVVLDGHGGDEVTSHGHGYPGELARNRRWGALIRDLRGNLRGEERSWPGVFAAYWLRYGRLPNRVGMGVLRLLQSAGLSVGQKETLPQLIDSGLAQRTQIADRRHRHHKQAPASAPTERRCHFRQVSGTIQPGALEELNQMASLRSVEPRFPFWDPRVVDFCLSLPSEVKRKRGVGRQILRSGVGSVLPEQVRTRTDKAEFQPSVVQSLTRSALDVQTVIEGMEDSFAPYMDVEVVRSTVDRFTQAPSAARSVDLVSILQVLRLGYFLDHRTKSKR, encoded by the coding sequence ATGAGCGGAATTGCTGGCATCTGCTACACGGACGAGCGCCCCGTAGACCGGGCCGTCCTTCATCGCCTCTTGGAGGCCCAGTCCCATCGAGGGCCAGACGGATGGGGAGTGCAGTGCAACGCGTCCGTCGGCGTCGGGCATCTCGCGCTACGGACGACCCCGGAAGCGGCCCACGCCCCCCAGCCCCTCGTGGGCCCTGAGGGGGATCTTGTGCTGACCGCCGACGCCCGCATCGACAACCGGGACGAACTGATCTCAGAGCTGGGCCTCCGGCGCAGCGACGATCCACAGGCAACGGACGCGGGGCTGATCCTGGATGCCTACCGGCAGTGGGGGGGCGAAGCGCCCAGGCACCTCCGAGGCGCGTTTGCCTTTGCCATCTGGGACGGGCGCAACGATCGTCTCTTCTGCGCCCGGGACCGGATGGGGCTGCGGCCGTTTCACTACTGCTGGTCTGAACCCCGCTTCGTGTTCGGGTCCGAGATCAACGCTGTACTCACCCATCCTGCGGTGTCCTGCGAGATCAACGACACCCGCGTCGCCGATTTTCTGGCTCGGATTCACTTGAGCAAAGAGTACACGTTCTACAACGACATCCTGCGGTTGCCTCCCGGTCACCGCGCCGTGATCAATCGCGGAGGCCTTCACGCCGACGCGTACTGGACGCTCACGCTTCCTGAGGAGCGGGCGCTTGGCTCCGATGAGGCGTACGCCGAGGCGTTCCGGGAGGTGTTCTCGAGTGCCGTCGAAGACCGACTGCGGGCCGAGGGAGACGCAGGGGCGTTCATGAGTGGGGGCCTCGACTCTTCCTCCGTCACCGTTACGGCCCACGAGGTGTCGTCGGACCCCCTTCACACCTTCTCGGCGATCTACAAGCAGGTCCCGGAAGTGGACGAGAGCGAATACATCCGCGCCGTGCTCGATCAGGGCGACTACCGGGCCCACTTCGTTGAGGGAGGCGACCACGACCTGCTGGAAGACTTTCCTGGCTATCTTGCGTCTCAGCAAAAGGCCACTCTCGCTCATACGCCGTCGCTGCTACAGTTGCTGCACCAGGAGGTGCAGGACGCCGGGCTCAACGTTGTTCTCGACGGTCACGGAGGAGACGAGGTTACGTCCCACGGACACGGCTACCCTGGGGAATTGGCCCGAAACCGACGGTGGGGGGCACTGATCCGTGATCTTCGCGGCAACCTCCGGGGTGAGGAAAGGTCTTGGCCAGGGGTGTTTGCCGCCTACTGGCTTCGCTACGGGCGGCTGCCGAACCGAGTCGGGATGGGGGTGCTTCGCCTTCTCCAGTCGGCCGGGCTGTCTGTTGGGCAGAAGGAGACCCTCCCCCAGCTGATAGACTCGGGCCTGGCCCAGCGCACGCAGATTGCCGACCGGCGGCACCGTCACCATAAGCAGGCCCCTGCGTCCGCTCCGACGGAACGCCGGTGTCATTTTCGTCAGGTATCCGGCACGATTCAGCCGGGCGCCCTGGAAGAGCTTAACCAAATGGCCAGCCTGCGGTCCGTGGAGCCGCGGTTCCCGTTCTGGGACCCGCGTGTCGTGGACTTCTGCCTCTCCCTGCCCTCCGAGGTGAAGCGCAAGCGAGGGGTTGGGCGGCAGATTCTGCGGTCCGGAGTGGGGTCGGTGCTCCCCGAGCAGGTTCGGACCCGCACGGACAAGGCCGAATTTCAACCCAGCGTGGTTCAAAGCCTCACCCGCTCCGCACTCGATGTGCAGACCGTCATCGAGGGCATGGAGGATTCCTTTGCCCCGTACATGGACGTGGAGGTCGTTCGTTCTACGGTAGATCGGTTTACTCAGGCTCCATCAGCGGCCCGGTCGGTAGATCTCGTCTCGATTTTACAGGTTCTCCGGCTTGGGTACTTCTTGGATCATCGAACGAAATCCAAAAGATGA
- a CDS encoding PqqD family protein, giving the protein MRSYRPRSQVVSTTIDEDESVLLHLEAQQYYSLNETGHRIWQLLAQGRDASAIAAAIAAEWATPEAKALRHVRSFLQELGEEGLVEKVPDNETT; this is encoded by the coding sequence ATGCGTTCGTACCGTCCCCGTTCCCAGGTCGTCTCCACCACGATCGACGAAGACGAGTCGGTCCTGCTCCACCTGGAGGCGCAGCAGTACTACTCCCTCAACGAGACCGGGCACCGCATCTGGCAGCTCCTTGCCCAGGGCCGCGATGCCAGCGCCATTGCGGCCGCGATTGCTGCGGAATGGGCGACCCCGGAGGCCAAGGCGCTGCGGCACGTACGTTCGTTTCTTCAGGAGCTAGGCGAAGAGGGACTGGTGGAGAAGGTGCCCGACAACGAAACGACGTAG
- a CDS encoding T9SS type A sorting domain-containing protein, with product MRHVTCLFVLGLLCGGAHAQSDFVVEQSAPAYGAAGVSLADTVAFSFAQEIGVSTDWDSRFVEAPRASLSIDGVSLCLNFAGPCGGGDDVPRHVRFRVSHQPDVDYTWLVYAVESAGGTPMAEPYALRYTTAPDAGEGTISGSVSAPVPAQKFLSSPASDMRPTLRTLAKGLRQRGRGHLVFDAAETDPEMNEARSLPSSPPQARVRTIGPKAAGNGPFTQVLLLDEFSIEETDWNIRGGDALIGSSGDYGVEFVRPGTYVPIAVRYTNGSNTTIDALGFHDPDGDGSPNAVEMGGGEQTGVDLQLFEFPRTTARAAPNLPVARDSAAHYAPDSQLRWVQAETGPRPNGTAYAWTYRFYSPSQDLGTTVTIDPLSADVDTTSGPGLLPEMGPIPEGFIDSDEALQIVLNDGGQDLVDSYPPDRLTTLLSGGNLFWTDAPIPSEEFWHARLIGHTSSSTETFERYLNIETGDVLPVELTRFAASTTDDAVLLRWRTATETNNAGFAVQHAPGDSTVAADWRTLQFVKGAGTTQRPQTYRVRTPDLPPGPHRFRLRQRDLDGTESFSDVAAVTLGLDAPLRLTPPSPNPARQAATLRFGVQTASTATVAVYDVLGRKVATLHDGPPPTGRMKTVRLDANRLPSGTYFVRLTAENRTQAQKLTVVE from the coding sequence ATGCGACATGTGACGTGTCTTTTCGTTCTCGGGCTGCTCTGCGGCGGCGCCCACGCGCAGAGTGACTTCGTCGTAGAGCAGTCGGCTCCGGCCTACGGCGCGGCCGGTGTGTCCCTCGCCGACACCGTGGCCTTCTCGTTTGCCCAAGAGATCGGCGTGAGTACCGACTGGGACTCGCGGTTCGTGGAGGCGCCCCGCGCCTCACTGTCGATCGATGGCGTCTCCCTCTGTCTCAATTTTGCGGGTCCGTGTGGCGGGGGCGACGATGTCCCCCGCCACGTGCGCTTTCGGGTCAGCCACCAGCCGGACGTCGACTACACCTGGCTGGTGTACGCCGTGGAAAGTGCGGGCGGAACGCCAATGGCGGAGCCGTACGCCCTGCGCTACACGACCGCCCCGGACGCTGGGGAGGGCACGATCTCCGGCTCGGTCAGCGCGCCCGTGCCCGCTCAGAAATTCCTCTCCTCCCCGGCGTCCGACATGCGCCCGACTCTTCGCACTTTGGCCAAGGGCTTACGGCAGCGTGGACGCGGGCACCTCGTCTTCGACGCCGCCGAAACTGACCCTGAGATGAACGAGGCGAGATCACTCCCTTCCAGCCCCCCTCAGGCCCGCGTCCGAACGATTGGACCGAAGGCCGCGGGCAACGGCCCGTTTACCCAGGTCCTTCTGCTCGACGAGTTTTCGATCGAGGAAACCGACTGGAATATTCGGGGCGGGGACGCGCTGATCGGATCGTCCGGGGACTATGGCGTGGAGTTCGTGCGGCCGGGCACCTACGTCCCCATCGCGGTCCGCTACACCAACGGCTCGAACACGACGATCGACGCGCTCGGCTTCCACGACCCCGACGGGGACGGCTCGCCCAATGCGGTGGAGATGGGTGGGGGCGAGCAGACCGGGGTGGACCTGCAACTGTTCGAGTTCCCGCGCACCACCGCCCGCGCCGCGCCCAACCTGCCCGTCGCCCGGGACTCGGCGGCGCACTACGCGCCGGACTCGCAGCTCCGGTGGGTGCAGGCCGAGACGGGCCCACGGCCCAACGGCACCGCCTACGCCTGGACGTACCGGTTCTACTCGCCGTCGCAGGATCTGGGGACAACGGTGACGATCGATCCGTTGAGCGCAGACGTAGACACGACCTCGGGGCCCGGCCTTCTTCCAGAGATGGGCCCGATTCCGGAGGGCTTCATCGACAGCGACGAGGCGCTCCAGATTGTGCTGAACGACGGCGGACAGGACCTCGTCGATTCGTACCCACCGGATCGGCTGACGACGCTCCTCTCCGGCGGAAATCTGTTCTGGACCGACGCGCCAATCCCGTCCGAGGAGTTCTGGCACGCCCGCCTAATCGGACACACGAGCTCTAGCACTGAGACCTTCGAGCGCTACCTCAACATCGAGACGGGCGATGTCCTGCCGGTCGAGCTGACCCGCTTCGCGGCCTCGACGACCGACGATGCCGTTCTTTTGCGGTGGCGAACGGCCACCGAAACCAACAACGCAGGCTTTGCGGTGCAGCACGCGCCGGGCGACTCGACAGTGGCGGCCGACTGGCGGACGCTGCAGTTCGTGAAGGGCGCCGGGACCACGCAGCGGCCGCAGACCTACCGGGTCCGCACACCGGACCTGCCTCCGGGCCCGCACCGCTTTCGCTTGAGGCAACGGGACCTGGACGGCACCGAATCATTCTCCGACGTGGCGGCAGTGACGCTCGGCCTGGACGCCCCCCTCCGCCTGACGCCCCCCTCGCCCAATCCGGCCCGGCAGGCCGCGACCCTCCGGTTCGGCGTCCAGACAGCCTCCACGGCCACCGTGGCGGTCTACGACGTGCTCGGGCGCAAGGTCGCGACGCTGCACGACGGCCCTCCGCCGACCGGGCGGATGAAAACGGTCCGCCTCGACGCCAACCGATTGCCGAGCGGCACATACTTCGTGCGCCTGACGGCGGAGAATCGCACACAAGCTCAGAAGTTGACGGTGGTGGAGTGA